A single region of the Massilia sp. erpn genome encodes:
- a CDS encoding chemotaxis protein yields MNSVQQEVDERSNLTNSNKFELLLFRLGADENGDHSELYGINVFKIREIVAMPQVTAVAGSPSHTLGVVNLRGQIITVLDLPAIVGVKPKTGLNIMLVTEFARTTQAFAVESVDEIVRLDWSQVLSAENSNAGGMVTSIARLDGDVNATRLAQVLDVETILRKMVPTEGKDVDPDTIGPKLGLKPGTFILAADDSVVARNLIERGLEAMGAPFVMTKTGKEAWEKLQHIADGCKAEGIAVDERVALVLTDLEMPEMDGFTLTRMVKQDPRFSKIPVVIHSSLSGKTNEDHVKGVGADAYVAKFVAEDLAETIRKVLHK; encoded by the coding sequence ATGAATTCAGTTCAACAAGAAGTTGACGAACGCAGTAACCTGACTAACTCCAACAAATTCGAGCTGCTGTTATTCCGCCTCGGCGCGGATGAGAACGGCGACCATTCCGAACTTTACGGAATCAATGTTTTCAAGATCCGCGAGATCGTGGCCATGCCGCAGGTCACGGCGGTGGCCGGCTCGCCCTCCCACACCCTGGGCGTGGTCAATCTGCGCGGTCAGATCATCACGGTGCTGGATCTGCCGGCCATCGTGGGCGTGAAGCCGAAGACGGGCCTGAACATCATGCTGGTGACGGAGTTCGCGCGCACCACGCAAGCCTTTGCCGTGGAGTCGGTCGATGAAATCGTGCGCCTGGATTGGAGCCAGGTGCTGAGCGCGGAAAACAGCAATGCCGGCGGCATGGTCACCAGTATTGCCCGCCTCGATGGCGACGTGAACGCCACCCGCCTGGCCCAGGTGCTGGATGTGGAAACCATCCTGCGCAAGATGGTGCCGACCGAGGGCAAGGATGTCGATCCCGACACCATCGGTCCGAAGCTGGGCCTGAAGCCGGGCACCTTCATCCTGGCGGCCGACGACTCCGTGGTGGCGCGCAATCTGATCGAGCGCGGCCTGGAAGCGATGGGCGCGCCTTTCGTGATGACCAAGACCGGCAAGGAAGCCTGGGAAAAGCTGCAGCACATCGCCGACGGCTGCAAGGCCGAGGGCATTGCGGTCGACGAGCGCGTGGCCCTGGTGCTGACCGACCTGGAAATGCCGGAGATGGATGGCTTCACGCTGACCCGCATGGTGAAGCAGGATCCGCGCTTCAGCAAGATTCCGGTGGTGATCCATTCCTCGCTGTCCGGCAAGACCAACGAGGACCATGTGAAAGGCGTGGGCGCCGATGCCTACGTCGCCAAGTTCGTTGCCGAGGATCTGGCCGAAACCATCCGCAAGGTGCTGCACAAGTAA